Proteins from one Aquicoccus sp. G2-2 genomic window:
- a CDS encoding WGR domain-containing protein → MTRVDPDVNMDRFYSVQLTQSLFGQVGVERQWGRRRTRGRCRLDWYANEREAESALSDLVKAKLSRGYHMKAEGMVR, encoded by the coding sequence ATGACCCGCGTCGATCCAGACGTGAACATGGACAGGTTCTATTCCGTCCAACTGACACAGAGCCTCTTCGGCCAGGTCGGTGTCGAACGGCAATGGGGCCGACGCCGAACCCGAGGACGGTGCCGACTCGACTGGTATGCAAACGAGCGGGAAGCTGAATCTGCACTTTCAGACCTCGTGAAAGCGAAGCTCTCGAGAGGCTATCACATGAAAGCGGAAGGGATGGTTCGGTGA